Proteins encoded together in one Bradyrhizobium sp. PSBB068 window:
- a CDS encoding ferrous iron transport protein A, which produces MTGDPGTSQVNVQDTRLGHADRGFVGKIIRLDALVTGSSLSPQELEQRLVEMGFVEGARVEILHEGTIRRDPIAVRVDNITIALRRSEAMAVIVE; this is translated from the coding sequence ATGACAGGCGATCCAGGCACTTCCCAGGTTAATGTTCAGGACACCCGGCTCGGACATGCGGATCGCGGTTTTGTCGGAAAGATCATCAGGCTCGATGCGCTCGTGACGGGTTCATCGCTCTCTCCGCAGGAGCTGGAGCAGCGCCTGGTGGAGATGGGATTTGTCGAGGGCGCGCGCGTGGAAATCCTGCATGAGGGCACGATCCGGCGGGATCCGATCGCGGTACGCGTCGACAACATCACGATCGCGCTGCGCCGGAGCGAAGCCATGGCTGTGATCGTCGAATGA
- a CDS encoding response regulator codes for MPTAQRNSLILLRWMMAASLALPLALFLFASAMSRVSNSDAADQEIQRTLDVTHEHALKVFETIDRSLGEITEVVRGMSDADIAAREKSLHERLRQVADTLPQVKSIWVFDASGHALVNSLVEPAPDVDFSDRDYFRIHAERDIGTFIGEVLTPRPPYQGARFFSVGRRRSNADGSFAGVIQASVLPEYFENFYARIGREPGSFLALIRTDGAVLAHFPVVDHDVRFEPSGPLGQQMAANPLAGTMTIRSPVDGIERRMRYERLSEYPIYVSAGLETSAIRARWINTMAQHLIFGIPATALLFGLLALAYQRTERLEEEANRRIEAEDALRHGQRLEALGQLTGGVAHDFNNLLTVIRASVDMLRRPDLPEPRRQRYIDAISNTVNRAAKLTNQLLAFARRQTLKPEVFDACQNVRTLSEMIATLIGSRIEITAQVPDKTCLVNADAGQFETAIINMAVNARDAMDGVGRLTIAVRAVDDLPPGTSMPPSPHGYVAVSVADTGVGIPQELFGRIFEPFYTTKEVGHGTGLGLSQVFGFAKQSGGEVTVSSEIGKGSTFTLYLPRVVGRHNAQSPLTEDAPPVDPTNASVLIVEDNAEVGKFAADTLTQLGCTCVLVENATHALEELAVDPGRFDLVFTDVVMPGMSGIELAEEIRRQRLDLPIVLASGYSQVLSQQGSGGFELLQKPYSAEQLARVLHKAARSRRLRRDQAPAG; via the coding sequence GTGCCGACCGCACAACGCAATTCGCTGATACTGCTGCGATGGATGATGGCCGCCTCGCTGGCCCTTCCGCTGGCGCTGTTCCTGTTCGCTTCGGCGATGTCCCGGGTTTCAAACAGCGACGCCGCCGACCAGGAAATCCAGCGGACCCTCGACGTCACCCATGAACACGCGCTCAAGGTGTTCGAGACCATCGACCGCAGCCTGGGCGAGATCACCGAGGTCGTCCGCGGGATGAGCGACGCCGACATCGCCGCGCGCGAGAAGAGCCTGCACGAGCGGCTGCGCCAGGTCGCCGATACGCTTCCCCAGGTGAAATCGATCTGGGTGTTCGATGCCAGCGGCCATGCCCTGGTCAACAGCCTGGTCGAGCCGGCCCCCGACGTCGATTTCTCGGATCGGGACTACTTCCGGATCCATGCCGAGCGCGACATCGGCACCTTTATCGGCGAGGTGCTGACCCCGCGGCCGCCCTATCAGGGCGCGCGGTTCTTCAGCGTCGGCCGGCGCCGCAGCAACGCGGATGGCAGCTTTGCCGGCGTGATCCAGGCTTCGGTGCTTCCGGAGTATTTCGAGAACTTCTATGCGCGGATCGGCCGGGAGCCCGGCAGCTTCCTGGCTCTGATCCGGACCGATGGCGCGGTGCTGGCGCATTTCCCCGTCGTCGACCACGACGTCAGATTCGAGCCGAGCGGGCCGCTCGGACAGCAGATGGCCGCCAATCCGCTGGCCGGCACCATGACGATCCGCTCCCCCGTCGACGGTATCGAGCGGCGCATGCGCTATGAGCGGCTGTCCGAATACCCGATCTATGTCAGCGCCGGTCTCGAAACCTCGGCGATCCGGGCGCGCTGGATCAACACCATGGCCCAGCACCTGATCTTCGGCATCCCGGCCACCGCGCTGCTGTTCGGCCTGCTGGCGCTGGCCTACCAGCGAACCGAGCGGCTGGAGGAGGAGGCCAACCGGCGGATCGAGGCCGAGGATGCGCTGCGGCACGGCCAGCGGCTCGAAGCGCTCGGGCAACTCACCGGCGGCGTCGCGCACGACTTCAACAATCTGCTCACCGTGATCCGCGCATCGGTCGACATGTTGCGGCGGCCGGACCTGCCGGAGCCGCGACGGCAGCGCTACATCGATGCGATCTCCAACACGGTGAACCGCGCCGCCAAGCTGACCAACCAGCTGCTGGCGTTCGCGCGCCGGCAGACCCTCAAGCCCGAAGTGTTCGACGCCTGCCAGAACGTCCGCACCCTGAGCGAGATGATCGCCACCCTGATCGGTTCGCGCATCGAGATCACGGCGCAGGTGCCCGATAAGACCTGCCTCGTCAACGCCGATGCCGGCCAGTTCGAGACCGCCATCATCAATATGGCGGTGAATGCGCGCGACGCGATGGATGGCGTCGGCCGGCTCACGATCGCGGTCCGCGCCGTGGACGATCTGCCGCCCGGGACGAGCATGCCGCCGAGTCCGCACGGCTATGTCGCGGTGTCGGTGGCCGATACCGGCGTCGGAATTCCGCAGGAGCTGTTCGGCCGGATCTTCGAGCCGTTTTACACCACCAAGGAGGTCGGTCACGGCACCGGTCTCGGCCTGTCGCAGGTGTTCGGCTTCGCCAAGCAATCCGGCGGCGAGGTCACCGTCAGCAGCGAGATCGGCAAGGGCTCGACATTCACGCTGTATCTGCCGCGCGTGGTCGGCAGGCACAACGCGCAATCGCCGCTCACCGAGGATGCGCCTCCGGTCGATCCGACCAATGCGTCGGTCCTGATCGTCGAGGACAACGCCGAGGTCGGAAAGTTCGCCGCCGACACGCTGACCCAGCTCGGTTGCACCTGTGTTTTGGTGGAGAACGCCACCCACGCGCTGGAAGAGCTGGCCGTCGACCCCGGCAGGTTCGACCTCGTGTTCACCGATGTCGTGATGCCGGGCATGAGCGGCATCGAACTTGCGGAGGAGATTCGCCGGCAGCGGCTCGATCTGCCGAT
- a CDS encoding SDR family oxidoreductase, whose protein sequence is MSNSQGSATRPAAARILVLGGTGGTGRAIVAQALARGHDVTVLARSPEKAGNLEGVKIVAGDARDERALRQALKGQDAVISALGTPASPFREVTLLSTATRALVAAMKAERVSRLVCITGMGAGDSRGHGGFVFDNVIYPLLLRKVYANKNRQEAIVRDSGLDWVLVRPSVLSNKPGGQPVRALTDLSGFHGGTIARTDVASFVLDQVGNDAWLHRAPLITW, encoded by the coding sequence ATGAGCAATTCTCAAGGCAGCGCCACCCGACCGGCAGCGGCGCGGATACTGGTTCTCGGCGGGACCGGCGGCACGGGCCGCGCGATCGTCGCGCAAGCCCTGGCGCGCGGACACGACGTCACCGTCCTTGCTCGCTCGCCCGAGAAGGCGGGCAATCTTGAAGGCGTCAAAATCGTCGCCGGCGATGCCCGCGACGAGCGAGCCCTGCGTCAGGCCCTGAAAGGCCAGGACGCCGTGATCAGCGCGCTCGGTACTCCGGCGAGTCCGTTCCGCGAAGTCACGTTGCTCTCGACCGCGACGCGCGCGCTCGTCGCCGCGATGAAGGCCGAACGGGTCTCGCGACTCGTCTGCATCACCGGCATGGGCGCCGGCGACAGCAGGGGACATGGCGGATTCGTGTTCGACAACGTCATCTACCCGCTGCTGCTCCGCAAGGTGTACGCGAACAAGAATCGCCAGGAGGCGATCGTCAGGGATAGCGGCCTGGACTGGGTGCTGGTCCGTCCGTCCGTTCTCAGCAACAAGCCGGGCGGACAGCCGGTGCGCGCGCTCACGGACCTATCCGGCTTCCATGGCGGAACGATCGCCCGCACCGACGTCGCGAGCTTCGTCCTCGATCAGGTCGGCAACGATGCGTGGCTGCATCGTGCTCCGTTGATCACGTGGTGA
- a CDS encoding NmrA/HSCARG family protein translates to MTILVTGATGTVGRNVVEQLVKRGAEVRALVRDPAKVDFPAGVTAVKGDLLDVDSLRSAFSGVSTLFLLNAVVPDEFTQALIALNLAREAGVERLVYLSVIHSDVYVNVPHFAGKFGVERMIEAMGFAATILRPAYFMNNEHTIKDVVAGYGIYPMPIGDKGLAMIDARDIGEIAAIELVRRETSATPLPLVRINLVGPDTLTGAKAAAVWSEVLGRTIAYPGADTAGFEKNLRQFMPSWMAFDMRLMGERFLTDGMLPGAGDVERLTTLLGRPLRTYRDFVAEITAAA, encoded by the coding sequence ATGACCATCCTCGTTACCGGTGCCACCGGCACCGTCGGCCGCAACGTCGTCGAACAGCTCGTCAAGCGCGGCGCCGAGGTCCGCGCCCTCGTCCGTGATCCGGCGAAGGTCGACTTCCCGGCAGGCGTGACCGCCGTGAAGGGCGATCTGCTGGATGTCGATTCGCTGCGCAGCGCATTCTCCGGTGTCTCGACCCTGTTCCTGCTCAACGCCGTGGTGCCCGACGAATTCACCCAGGCGCTGATCGCGCTCAACCTGGCGCGCGAGGCTGGCGTCGAACGGCTGGTCTATCTCTCGGTGATCCACAGCGACGTCTACGTGAACGTGCCGCACTTCGCCGGCAAGTTCGGCGTCGAGCGGATGATCGAGGCGATGGGCTTTGCGGCCACCATCCTGCGTCCCGCCTACTTCATGAACAACGAGCACACGATCAAGGACGTGGTGGCTGGCTACGGCATCTATCCGATGCCGATCGGCGACAAGGGTCTCGCCATGATCGACGCGCGCGACATCGGCGAGATCGCCGCCATCGAACTCGTCCGCCGCGAAACCTCCGCGACGCCGCTGCCGCTGGTCCGGATCAATCTGGTCGGTCCGGATACGCTGACCGGCGCCAAGGCCGCTGCCGTCTGGTCGGAGGTGTTGGGCCGCACGATCGCCTATCCCGGTGCCGACACCGCCGGCTTCGAGAAGAACCTCCGGCAGTTCATGCCGAGCTGGATGGCATTCGACATGCGGCTGATGGGCGAGCGCTTCCTCACCGACGGAATGCTCCCCGGTGCCGGCGACGTCGAGCGCCTGACCACCTTGCTCGGCCGTCCGCTGCGCACCTACCGCGACTTCGTCGCCGAGATCACGGCCGCTGCCTGA
- a CDS encoding DUF1857 family protein has product MIYSTATVPVNPEGERPLTRAQAWKGLVLKARDARQFLPPNLCTRCEVVEESATHIVREAAIAGDDLREIITFEPENKVTFFQAIGPREGAIVNELFVDDAGALQLKFYCYTGLRGKQPNGSEEQAEQRQFDSDKGYKAALLSTLKRIRELLAEDKL; this is encoded by the coding sequence ATGATCTACTCGACCGCCACCGTCCCGGTGAATCCGGAAGGCGAAAGACCGCTGACCCGCGCGCAAGCCTGGAAGGGTCTCGTTCTCAAGGCCCGCGATGCCAGGCAGTTCCTGCCGCCGAATCTCTGCACCCGCTGCGAAGTCGTGGAGGAGAGCGCGACGCACATCGTGCGCGAAGCCGCCATCGCAGGCGACGATCTCCGCGAGATCATTACCTTCGAGCCGGAGAACAAAGTGACCTTCTTCCAGGCCATTGGTCCGCGCGAAGGTGCCATCGTCAACGAACTCTTCGTCGACGATGCCGGTGCGCTGCAATTGAAGTTCTATTGCTACACCGGCTTGCGCGGCAAGCAGCCGAATGGCTCCGAAGAGCAGGCCGAGCAGAGGCAGTTCGACAGCGACAAGGGCTACAAGGCGGCACTGCTGTCCACGCTGAAGCGCATCCGCGAACTGCTCGCGGAGGACAAGCTCTGA
- a CDS encoding LysR family transcriptional regulator — protein MDLLALADFNLVARHGGFGRAARASGRPKATLSRRVSELESGLDLRLFERGARTLKLTQEGRALYERTGALLAELDETAAAISSGADKPRGRLRISAPLLFSQTAMGKLAAAFALKYPEVRLEVTTEDRSVDMIEEGYDLVIRVNPDPDETLVGRVLMRDRLVVVANPTLPRPKGDNAAPTVVRGASDQGSDWDMTAQGRTDRIKTDPVLRLSSLIMIRDAVRAGVGAARLPISLVSRDLAAGKLVHWGDVDGPDIVLWALYPSRRLLSARVAAFLDCLKEAFPSGTPEELASFID, from the coding sequence ATGGATCTACTTGCCCTCGCCGATTTCAACCTGGTCGCCCGCCATGGCGGGTTCGGCCGCGCCGCCCGGGCGTCCGGCCGCCCTAAGGCCACGCTCTCCCGCCGGGTTTCCGAGCTGGAGAGCGGCCTCGACTTGCGCCTGTTCGAGCGCGGCGCCCGCACGCTGAAACTCACCCAGGAGGGACGTGCGCTTTACGAACGGACCGGCGCGCTGCTCGCGGAGCTCGACGAGACGGCCGCTGCGATCTCATCCGGAGCCGACAAGCCGCGTGGCAGACTGCGGATCAGCGCGCCTCTCCTGTTCTCGCAGACCGCGATGGGGAAACTCGCCGCCGCATTCGCGCTGAAATATCCGGAGGTCCGGCTCGAGGTCACGACCGAGGACCGTTCGGTTGACATGATCGAGGAAGGCTACGACCTGGTGATCAGGGTCAACCCGGATCCTGACGAGACGCTGGTCGGTCGGGTCCTGATGCGCGACCGACTTGTGGTGGTGGCGAACCCGACCCTGCCTCGTCCGAAGGGCGATAATGCCGCACCGACCGTGGTGCGTGGCGCGAGCGATCAAGGCTCCGACTGGGACATGACGGCGCAGGGCCGGACCGATCGGATCAAGACCGATCCGGTGCTGCGCCTGTCCTCGCTCATCATGATCCGCGACGCGGTTCGCGCAGGCGTCGGGGCCGCGCGACTTCCCATTTCGCTTGTGAGCCGCGATCTGGCAGCCGGCAAGCTCGTCCATTGGGGCGATGTCGACGGACCCGACATCGTTCTCTGGGCGCTCTATCCGTCGCGGAGATTGCTCAGCGCGCGCGTAGCCGCCTTTCTCGATTGTCTCAAGGAAGCGTTTCCCTCCGGGACCCCCGAGGAACTTGCATCATTCATCGACTGA
- a CDS encoding ferrous iron transporter B, whose protein sequence is MTTASLRLALVGAPNTGKTSLFNRLTGSTQKVANYPGVTVERKSGGFVTPEGRSVTVLDLPGTYSLRGRSPDEEITRDIVLGRFDGEAVPDLVLCVADATNLRLTLRLVLELKRVGRPMMLVLNMIDIAKRRGVTIDLDRMSQELGLPIVTAVAVRKGGVDELLKRTDEFLATSHQAAASEWTTPTIADLKAAQREADRIIAAAVTLPTKPDTLTNRIDSVVLHPVWGLVILAVILFVMFQAVFTWAQPAMELLSDGFAALGQLIHDLLPASWGLLQSFLQNGLISGVGSVIVFLPQIIIIFLFILLLEDFGYMARAAFLMDRIMGGAGLHGRAFIPLLSSFACAIPGIMATRVIDNRRDRLTTILIAPLMTCSARIPVYTLIISAFVPATTLWGFVNLQGLVMFGLYAAGITSALTVSAVAKFFLWRDHAPAPFMLELPDYKMPRLRSIAIGVFNRAKMFLYRAGTTILSMMVLIWFLASFPQAPTGAEGPAINYSFAAMIGHALEPLLRPIGFNWQIAVALIPGMAAREVAVAALGTVYSIEGGKEAADQIGQVLAQKWTLATALSLLVWYIFAPQCASTLAVIRRETGGAKWMVVTFIYMLTLAYAASFLTFNLAQALGLH, encoded by the coding sequence ATGACCACTGCATCCCTGCGACTGGCGCTGGTCGGTGCGCCGAACACCGGCAAGACCTCGCTGTTCAACCGGCTGACCGGCAGCACCCAGAAAGTCGCCAATTATCCCGGCGTCACGGTCGAGCGCAAATCCGGCGGCTTCGTCACGCCGGAGGGCCGCAGCGTGACGGTGCTCGACTTGCCCGGCACCTATTCGCTGCGCGGCCGCAGCCCGGACGAAGAGATCACCCGCGACATCGTGCTCGGTCGTTTCGACGGCGAGGCGGTGCCCGATCTCGTGCTCTGCGTCGCGGACGCCACCAATCTGCGGCTGACCTTGCGCCTGGTGCTCGAATTGAAGCGTGTCGGCCGGCCGATGATGCTCGTGCTCAACATGATCGACATTGCGAAGCGCCGCGGCGTGACGATCGATCTCGATCGCATGTCGCAGGAGCTCGGCCTGCCGATCGTGACCGCCGTCGCGGTCCGCAAGGGCGGCGTCGACGAGCTCCTGAAGCGGACCGACGAATTCCTGGCAACGTCGCACCAGGCCGCGGCCAGCGAATGGACGACGCCGACGATCGCCGATCTCAAGGCCGCCCAGCGCGAGGCCGACCGCATCATTGCCGCGGCGGTGACGCTGCCGACCAAGCCCGACACGCTGACCAACCGGATCGATTCGGTCGTGCTGCATCCGGTCTGGGGTCTCGTGATCCTGGCCGTGATCCTGTTCGTGATGTTCCAGGCGGTGTTCACCTGGGCGCAGCCGGCGATGGAGCTGCTGTCGGACGGCTTTGCCGCGCTCGGGCAACTGATCCACGACCTGCTGCCCGCGAGCTGGGGCCTGTTGCAGAGCTTCCTGCAGAACGGCCTGATCTCGGGCGTCGGCAGCGTCATCGTGTTCCTGCCGCAGATCATCATCATCTTCCTGTTCATCCTGCTGCTGGAAGATTTCGGCTATATGGCGCGCGCCGCGTTCCTGATGGACCGCATCATGGGCGGCGCCGGGCTGCATGGCCGGGCCTTCATTCCGCTGCTGTCGAGCTTCGCCTGCGCCATTCCCGGCATCATGGCGACGCGGGTGATCGACAACCGCCGCGACCGCCTGACCACGATCCTGATCGCGCCGCTGATGACCTGTTCGGCGCGAATTCCGGTCTACACGCTGATCATCTCGGCCTTCGTTCCGGCGACCACGCTCTGGGGGTTCGTCAATCTGCAGGGGCTCGTGATGTTCGGCCTCTATGCCGCCGGCATCACCAGCGCGCTGACGGTCTCGGCGGTCGCGAAATTCTTCCTGTGGCGCGACCATGCGCCGGCGCCGTTCATGCTGGAGTTGCCCGACTACAAGATGCCGCGGCTGCGCAGCATCGCGATCGGCGTGTTCAACCGCGCCAAGATGTTCCTGTATCGCGCCGGCACCACGATCCTCTCGATGATGGTGCTGATCTGGTTCCTGGCCTCGTTCCCGCAGGCGCCCACCGGCGCCGAGGGGCCGGCGATCAACTACAGCTTCGCCGCGATGATCGGTCATGCGCTCGAGCCGCTGCTGCGGCCGATCGGCTTCAACTGGCAGATCGCGGTGGCGCTGATCCCGGGCATGGCGGCGCGCGAGGTCGCGGTCGCCGCGCTCGGCACCGTCTATTCGATCGAGGGCGGCAAGGAAGCCGCCGACCAGATCGGCCAGGTGCTGGCGCAGAAATGGACGTTGGCGACCGCGCTGTCGCTGCTGGTCTGGTACATCTTCGCCCCGCAATGCGCCTCGACATTGGCGGTAATCCGCCGCGAGACCGGCGGCGCGAAGTGGATGGTGGTGACGTTCATCTACATGCTCACGCTGGCCTATGCCGCGAGCTTCCTGACCTTCAACCTGGCGCAGGCGCTCGGCCTTCATTGA
- a CDS encoding bifunctional acetate--CoA ligase family protein/GNAT family N-acetyltransferase translates to MSTYGLERLFSPRSIAVVGGSPRPSSLGAAVLRNIKASGFAGKVGVVNRQYADVDGVPTVPDLKSLPFVPDLVVISAPAAAVPEIVAEAGLAGVAGAAILSAGLGYGAGSLAEIAGQTARRHGMRLFGPNCLGVMVPRAKLNASFASHQPSDGHVALISQSGAVASAMIEWAAERRLGFSGIASIGDQLDVDVADLLDYFALDDHTSAILIYLEAVKDARKFMSAARAAARLKPVIIVKSGRMAQGAIAAATHTGALAGSDAVYDAAFRRAGMLRVYDLRQLFDCAKLLGRGFVPRGNRLAILTNGGGLGILATDRLAELGGVPATLTAETIERLDRMLPSGWSCANPVDIAGDADAARYVVALNALLDDANCDAVLVANVETAVAPAEGIAEAVAQCVRERRSKRSAVAALVLAAWVGADERTGAIFEAARIPHFPTEDDAVRAFMYLVRYREASTALAATPPGVASVFTPETAAARHVVVNALSEGRAWLDPAEIVALFEAYRIPIVTTLVADSAEDAAEKAAPFLAEGHAIVVRVFSRDIRHASDVGGVILDLRTKDSVIEAARTVMDRARSARPDAILRGVTIQPMIVRRAARELILGIADDPTFGPVIVFGRGGPAVEVINDKALALPPLDMNLARELVGRTRVSRLLGGYGDIPAVPADVVPLTLVKLAQMAADIPEVAGLDINPMLADETGVLALDARVAIRKPTRLFAGHTRLAVRPYPSQWEGELALRDGSRVTVRPMRPEDEPMVDGFFKRVSAEDLRLRFFHAMKEFSHAFIARLTQLDYARAMAFVALDPTTGEMMGAVRLHSDSLYENAEYAILLQSDLKGKGLGWALMQLLIHYARSEGLKRLSGQVLTENTTMIGMCRDLGFTVAMDPEDHSIVDVVLDLRKPGIDAVGADILIRPGAAGG, encoded by the coding sequence ATGTCGACCTACGGCCTGGAGCGGCTCTTTTCGCCTCGAAGCATCGCGGTGGTCGGCGGCAGCCCGCGGCCGTCGTCGCTCGGAGCGGCGGTGCTGCGAAACATCAAAGCGAGCGGCTTTGCCGGCAAGGTCGGCGTCGTCAACCGGCAGTATGCCGATGTCGACGGCGTGCCGACCGTTCCGGACCTGAAATCGCTGCCATTCGTTCCGGATCTTGTCGTTATCAGCGCGCCGGCGGCGGCGGTTCCGGAGATCGTGGCGGAGGCGGGCTTGGCCGGCGTTGCCGGCGCGGCGATCCTGTCGGCTGGTCTCGGCTACGGCGCGGGTTCGCTTGCGGAGATCGCGGGGCAGACCGCGCGGCGGCACGGCATGCGCCTGTTCGGGCCGAACTGCCTCGGCGTCATGGTGCCGCGCGCCAAGCTCAATGCGAGTTTCGCCTCGCACCAGCCGTCCGACGGACATGTCGCGTTGATCTCGCAGTCCGGCGCGGTCGCATCGGCGATGATCGAGTGGGCGGCGGAGCGGCGGCTCGGCTTCTCCGGCATTGCCTCGATCGGCGACCAGCTCGACGTCGACGTCGCCGACCTCTTGGATTATTTCGCGCTCGACGACCACACCAGCGCGATCCTGATCTACCTCGAGGCGGTCAAGGATGCGCGCAAGTTCATGTCGGCGGCGCGCGCCGCGGCGCGGCTGAAGCCGGTCATCATCGTCAAGTCCGGCCGGATGGCGCAGGGTGCAATCGCCGCTGCGACCCATACCGGGGCGCTGGCCGGCTCCGACGCGGTCTATGACGCCGCGTTCCGCCGCGCCGGCATGCTGCGCGTCTACGACCTCCGCCAGTTGTTCGATTGCGCCAAGCTGCTCGGCCGCGGCTTCGTGCCGCGCGGCAACCGGCTGGCGATCCTGACCAATGGCGGCGGGCTCGGCATCCTCGCGACCGACCGGCTGGCCGAGCTCGGCGGCGTTCCCGCGACCTTGACGGCGGAGACCATCGAGCGGCTCGACAGGATGCTGCCGTCGGGCTGGTCATGCGCCAATCCCGTCGACATCGCCGGCGATGCCGATGCCGCCCGCTACGTGGTGGCGCTCAACGCGCTGCTCGATGACGCCAATTGCGATGCGGTGCTGGTCGCGAACGTGGAAACCGCGGTGGCGCCGGCCGAGGGCATCGCCGAGGCGGTGGCGCAATGCGTGCGTGAGCGCAGGTCGAAGCGCAGCGCGGTCGCCGCCCTGGTGCTCGCGGCATGGGTCGGCGCCGACGAGCGCACCGGCGCGATCTTCGAGGCGGCGCGGATTCCACATTTCCCGACCGAGGACGATGCGGTGCGCGCCTTCATGTATCTGGTGCGCTATCGCGAGGCCTCCACCGCGCTCGCCGCGACCCCGCCGGGCGTCGCGTCGGTGTTCACGCCGGAGACGGCGGCGGCACGGCACGTGGTCGTGAACGCGTTGTCCGAGGGACGGGCATGGCTCGACCCGGCCGAGATCGTCGCCCTGTTCGAGGCCTATCGCATTCCGATCGTAACGACGCTCGTCGCCGACAGTGCCGAGGACGCTGCCGAGAAGGCGGCGCCGTTCCTGGCCGAGGGGCATGCGATCGTGGTCAGGGTGTTCTCGCGTGACATCAGGCACGCATCCGATGTCGGCGGCGTGATTCTCGATTTGCGGACCAAAGACAGCGTCATCGAGGCCGCCAGGACGGTCATGGACCGCGCACGAAGCGCACGGCCGGACGCCATCCTGCGAGGTGTGACGATCCAGCCGATGATCGTGCGGCGCGCGGCGCGCGAACTGATCCTCGGTATCGCCGACGATCCGACCTTCGGTCCGGTGATCGTGTTCGGCCGCGGCGGTCCCGCGGTCGAGGTGATCAACGACAAGGCGCTGGCGCTGCCGCCGCTCGACATGAATCTCGCCCGTGAGCTGGTCGGACGGACCCGCGTCTCGCGGCTGCTCGGCGGCTATGGCGATATCCCGGCGGTCCCGGCCGATGTGGTACCGCTCACTTTGGTCAAGCTCGCGCAGATGGCCGCCGACATTCCCGAGGTCGCCGGGCTCGATATCAATCCGATGCTGGCGGACGAGACCGGCGTGCTCGCGCTCGATGCGCGGGTCGCGATCCGCAAGCCCACGCGGCTGTTCGCCGGCCACACGCGGCTCGCGGTCAGGCCCTATCCGTCGCAATGGGAGGGCGAGCTCGCGTTACGTGACGGCTCGCGCGTCACCGTGCGCCCGATGCGGCCGGAGGACGAGCCGATGGTCGATGGCTTCTTCAAGCGCGTGAGTGCCGAGGACCTCAGGCTGCGCTTCTTCCATGCGATGAAGGAATTCTCGCACGCCTTCATCGCGCGGCTCACCCAGCTCGACTATGCGCGCGCGATGGCATTCGTGGCGCTCGATCCAACCACCGGCGAGATGATGGGCGCGGTCCGGCTGCATTCGGACTCGCTGTACGAGAACGCCGAATACGCGATCCTGCTGCAGTCCGATCTCAAGGGCAAAGGGCTCGGCTGGGCGCTGATGCAGCTCCTGATCCACTATGCGCGGTCGGAAGGGTTGAAGCGCCTGTCCGGCCAGGTGCTGACCGAGAACACCACGATGATCGGGATGTGCCGCGATCTCGGCTTCACCGTGGCGATGGATCCGGAGGATCACAGCATCGTCGACGTCGTGCTCGACCTCCGCAAGCCGGGCATCGATGCGGTCGGCGCCGATATCCTGATCCGGCCGGGGGCGGCTGGTGGTTGA